The Myxococcales bacterium DNA window GCTGGGCCGGCGTGGCCTGGGCGCGCGCCGGCGCGGCCTCGCCCCAGACGGGATCGAGCGCGCCGGCGACCGCCGCGCACGCGTCGACCGACCGCGCCGCGCCGCCGCCCCGCGCCAGCACCACGGCGATCGCCACCGCCGCGACCGCGCCGGCGCCGAGCACCAGCAGCGGCCGCGCGAGCGAGCGCGGCGCCAGGGCGCCAGCCAGGGCGTCCGCCAGCGCCGCCAGATCGCGGTAGCGGTCGGCCGGGCGCAGCGCCAGCGCGCGCACCAGGACGATCAGCGGGCGGGTCGCCGTGCCGACGCGCCACGCGATGTCGGGCAGGCCGGCGTCGATCGCGCGCCGCAGCGCCGCGAGGTCGTCGCCCTCGAACGGCCGACGGCCGGCGATCAGCTCCCACGCCATCACCGCGAAGCTCCACTGGTCGCTGGCCGGCGTCGCCGGCTCGCCGCGCAGCACCTCGGGCGCCATGTACGCCGGCGTGCCGACCACCGCGCCGGTGGCGGTGACGGTCGTGCTCAGCGCCGGCGGCGGGGCGGCGCCGTCGTCGAGGTCGACGTGGGCCAGGCCGAAGTCGCCCAGGCGCGGCCGCCCGTCGGCGCCGACCAGCACGTTGTCGGGCTTGACGTCACGGTGCACCAGGCCGACCGCGTGGACGGCCTGGAGCCCGCGCGCGATCGCGATCAACGCCGTCACGCGCTCGGCTAGCGGGCGGGTCGCGGCCCACGTCCGCAGCGTCGGCCCGTCGACGCGCTCCATCGCGACGTAGACGTCGTCGCCGTGGCGCCCGACGTCGTGGATCGTGACGACGTTGGGGTGCGCCAGCCGCGCCATCGCCTGGGCCTCGCGCACCAGCCGCGGTCGATCGGCCGCGCGCTCCGGCCGCACCAGCTTGATCGCGACCGCGCGCTCGAGCTCGGGGTCCTGGGCGGCGTAGACGACGCCCATCGCGCCGGCGCCCAGGCGCGGCCCGAGCTGGTAGCGCCCGAGGGTCGTGCCCGGCGCCAGCGCGTCGGAGGAGGCGACCGCGGGCGCGCTGCCGAGGGCGAGCCCGGCCGCGCCGACCAGGGCCCGGCACGCGCCGCACCCGTCGAGGTGCGCGTCGAGCTGGGCCAGCTCGGCCGGGGCCAGCTCGCCCTGGATCGCCCGCAGCACCACGACGTCGTCGAGACAGGTCACGCCACCTCCGAGGATAGCGCGCGCCGGTGCGGCCGCCGCGGTACAGTGGCCGCGCGATGACGAGCGCCCTGGTCGACGCCTACCGCGCCGGTGCCCCCGACGCTGCGCTCGCCATCGCGCCCGCCGAGCTCGCCGCGCTCGGGGACCTGCTCGCCGCGCGCTGCGCCGAGGCCGAGGCGGGGCTGCCGGGCGTCGCGGTCGACCGCGCCGAGCTGTGCCGCGCGCTGGCCATCCGCGCGACGCCGACGACGCTCGCCGACGTCGACGCGGTCGAGCTGGCGCTGGCGCTGGCGTGCGCGCGCGGCGATCGCACGGCCCTGACGACGTTCGAGCGCGACTACCTGCGGCAGGTCCCGGCCGGGCTCGGCCACATGCGCCTCGACGGCGCGGTCGTCGACGACGTGGTCCAGCACACCCGGACCCGGCTCCTGGTCGCCGAGCCCGGCGCGACCGCGCGGATCGTCGCGTACGCCGGCCAGGGCAAGCTGCGCGGGCTGGTGCAGGTGGTCGCGGCCCGGATCGCGCTCGACCACGTCCGCGGCCAGCCCCGGGCCGCGCCCGACGAGCTGGGCGACCTGGCCGCCGTCGCCGACGATCCCGAGCTGACGTTCCTCAAGGCCACCTACCGCGACGCGTGGAAGTCGGCGTTCACCGAGGCGGTCGACGACCTCGACGCCCGCGCCCGCAACCTGCTCCGCCTGCACCACCTCACCGGCGCGACGCTCGAGCAGCTCGCCGCGATGTACAGCGTCCACCGCGCGACGGTCGTGCGCTGGCTGGCCGACGCCCGCGGCCGGCTGCTGGACGGCACCCGGCGGCGCCTGACCACGGCGCTGGCGGTGTCGCCGACCGAGGTCGACAGCATCCTGGCGCTCATCGCCAGCCGGCTCGAGGCCAGCGTCGGGCGGCTGCTGGCCGAGGACCGAGCGGACGAGTGACGACGACATCACCCCGAGAACGCGCGCCGGCGCCGACCGGCGCACGCGATCGTCAGCGCGCGCGAAAGTAAGACGACGCCGCCGGCCGGGCGATCGTGAAGGTCCG harbors:
- a CDS encoding transcriptional regulator, with the translated sequence MTSALVDAYRAGAPDAALAIAPAELAALGDLLAARCAEAEAGLPGVAVDRAELCRALAIRATPTTLADVDAVELALALACARGDRTALTTFERDYLRQVPAGLGHMRLDGAVVDDVVQHTRTRLLVAEPGATARIVAYAGQGKLRGLVQVVAARIALDHVRGQPRAAPDELGDLAAVADDPELTFLKATYRDAWKSAFTEAVDDLDARARNLLRLHHLTGATLEQLAAMYSVHRATVVRWLADARGRLLDGTRRRLTTALAVSPTEVDSILALIASRLEASVGRLLAEDRADE